In Dioscorea cayenensis subsp. rotundata cultivar TDr96_F1 chromosome 13, TDr96_F1_v2_PseudoChromosome.rev07_lg8_w22 25.fasta, whole genome shotgun sequence, the sequence AAACACATAGTTGAATGTATTATATTGCATTTGAAGTTTGAACATGTCTTTAATAGTAACTATATACGAAAGAGAAGACAACTATCAAGATATTTAGATGTTTTGCAAGATTAACAAACTCAATGTGTGACACTTGGAAACTAACATGTATGTGTTgatattaaataaattcaatgaGGAATCTTTCGGTgaatttggagatgttctactagataaaaatttatcatcatGCAAAGATGAtaaatttgttttcttgtgtaatttgtgtttttaactttgtttaaaaaaaaaataaaacacatttaGAGAGGGTGAGTTTAGGGAAATTTATTTTCATCGATTATGGACTATACACTAGTCCCacaaaacaatattataaaaaaataaattaaaggaaaaaaaggttAGTGATTAAAACCTatatctttctttatttcccTTCTATTATTAGtttcattaatttatctttaattgggagatattacgaaaaggttacaatgattttgattgaattaaAGAGTCTAAAGGTAACATGTTTCTCCAATtaccctcattttttttaagaaaatcaatCACTCTCATATATGTTGCTCATATTAAGAAAATTTAAGCTTTTAATGATTGAGCAAGggttttaatcaattaaaaaaaaccaaagacatGCTAGACTAATTATAAATCATTATGAATCTCTTTAATTGGAATTGCTAATAAGTAAGTATCCAAAAGGACATGCAATGCCTTAATTAGACCTAAAGCTATGATATTAATTTGACGCCAAGTATGACAAGATAATGGCACCAAATCCTTCTTGGAATGCATcaacctttttttatttgattgaattagaagaattttttataataattgttgcaatttaattatacttttgttttaaacattaaatatttcttaattttattttaatctaaattctgttcaattgtttctttttccccctttttttaatattaaaagcatggtaaattaattttattgtgattaaaaattacattaattttatttattatccaaataaaaaaagcctataaaaacatacattaattgataaaattattttcatttattttctttttttaactaatggttcattttcttcttgtatttactacaaaaacaaaaagaaaaaaaaaagttggcaTGTTTCATATAAGGAACCCATCCCCATGTTCTCATGTCACTCAAATCAAACGGCCAGGATTCATTAATCACTATAAGATCACAATCTCAAAGACATCCAAGTGagcatctctctttctctatttgCTTCTCTTATATGGCAACTAGCGAAGAGCGCCAGGGGACTCTGAATCTCTTAGTCCTCtcaaatttcttctcaaatggAGATTTTTGAATCCATCCCTATTGCTCTCATGGTTGCCCTTCTCTCCAGCCATCGTTTGAGCTAGGCTTTGCCTATCTTCTCACTTGGCCGCCGTGTGGAAGTAGGAGGAGCCAGAGAACCCAATTTTGATCTTCTTTGAGTTAATTTACTCTTTGTGTGATTTAGGTTATTGATTTGGATTTAGATCTCATCTGAATCTGTGATAAAGGTGACAACTTGGGCAGTGAATGAAGGAAAGATCCGATTTTTGGagttttttgttggttttgtgaTTGGGAAAGGAGGGAGCTTTGGCGGCCGGCATGCGGCGGAGGGCGGCCGAGTTCCGGCGCCCACAGAGGAGGAGGTTTTCTGGATGGATCTGGTGGATGCTTGGGGCTTTCTTCGTTGTGGGTTTGTTTATGTTtgtcattcatcatcatcatcatgaggACACCTTCAGGCCGCCATTAATGGTGAGTGCTTTGGATTTTGATTGCTCTCTGATTTCTTTGTTTAGATTTTGGATGTTTGAATTGTGCTTTATTAGGTTAGAATGAATTGGGAATGCTTTTCATTTGCAAATTTGGAACAATGTTGTGTGGATTGTATATTGTGATTGAATTAGTGATTATGTGAATAATGAATTGGGAATGCTTTCAACTTGAAATTAGGAATTGTATATTGTGATTGAATTagtgattttattgatttatgtttttgatttctttgatagTGAGGGAGAAGCTGATTTATGAGGGAGAGATCTTAAGTAGGTTAGGGTTCATTATAGATAGCATTTGTGTATTAATAGTTGTTTTTTTCGATGATATATGTGGCATGCCAAGCCAACTGAGAGTATATGACAAATGCATTAGAATGTTGATTTGctgaatttttttgttgcttGAAAAATGTTTCCTTGGTGGAAAGATTTCTTTCCTTGCGATGATATTATGCTTGTTGTGAAGAATAAGACAATACCATCAGTTCTGGAAGAATTGTATCATTCACTGTTTTAAATTCGTAGAATTCTTTAACAAATTCGTGCCGTTAAATTTTCTCCTATTCGAGTTCAGCATATGCCAATCTTTTTCTCGTAGAGACACCGAATATTTTTCTGTCGGTTTATAATTTTTGGCTGATTTTGATGTAGACAATCGACAGGGtatatctttatatttgtaCATGCAGGTTTTTCATTTCACATCTTAgtatttactaatatatatatatatatatatttatcaggAGACCAGTCCTGAAATTGAGGAAGCAACTGAGAGTAGTTTAAATTACACACAAGAGTTGTTAAGCAGCACCTCCTTTGCAAGGCAATTAACTGATCAAATGGCATTAGCCAAAACTTACGTGGTTATGGCGAAAGAGCATAATAACTTGCGACTCGCATGGGAACTCAGCTCACAGATCAGGAATTCCCAAAGATTGCTCTCCCAAGCAGCTGTCCGAGGGCAAGCAGTCTCTTTGGAAGAAGCGCATCCTATAATTAGAAAGTTGTCACAACTGATCTACAAGGCTCAAGACTCTCATTATGATATCAGCACAACAATAACAACTTTAAAGAAACACGTTCAGGCGCTTGAAGAACGTTTTAATGCAGCAACAGTGCAGAGTGCCGCGTATGGTGAATTGGCTGCTGAGGCGGTGCCAAAGAATCTCCATTGTTTGCATGTTAAGCTGACAATGGAGTGGTTTAGAAATCCATCTCTTAGAAAACTAGCAGAAGAGCAAAGGAACTCGCCTAGACTTGTGGACAATAACCTTTATCATTTCTGTGTCTTCTCAGATAATGTGTTGGCAACTTCGGTCGTTGTTAATTCCACTGTCTCAACTGCTGATCATCCACAGCAATTTGTGTTCCATGTGGTCACTAACAGGGTCAACTACCAAGCAATGGCAGCCTGGTTTCTTATGAATGACTTCAAAGGATGTACAGTAGAAGTTAGAGTAATAGaagaattaaattggttgaatgCTTCTTACTCCCCGTTGCTGAAACAGCTATTATCTGAAGAAGGAACAAGCAAAGGTGAAGTGAATTTCAGGCATCCAAATGCTCCATCTTTACTGAATAATCTGAGATTTTATGTCCC encodes:
- the LOC120274453 gene encoding hexosyltransferase GAUT11-like, producing the protein MRRRAAEFRRPQRRRFSGWIWWMLGAFFVVGLFMFVIHHHHHEDTFRPPLMETSPEIEEATESSLNYTQELLSSTSFARQLTDQMALAKTYVVMAKEHNNLRLAWELSSQIRNSQRLLSQAAVRGQAVSLEEAHPIIRKLSQLIYKAQDSHYDISTTITTLKKHVQALEERFNAATVQSAAYGELAAEAVPKNLHCLHVKLTMEWFRNPSLRKLAEEQRNSPRLVDNNLYHFCVFSDNVLATSVVVNSTVSTADHPQQFVFHVVTNRVNYQAMAAWFLMNDFKGCTVEVRVIEELNWLNASYSPLLKQLLSEEGTSKGEVNFRHPNAPSLLNNLRFYVPELLPLLEKVVFLDDDVVVQKDLTLLFSLDLHGNVNGAVETCLEAFHRFYKYLNFSNPLISSKFDPQACAWAFGMNIFDLISWKKANLTARYHYWLEQNTDRMLWKTGTLPPGLLTFYGLVEPLDRRWHVLGLGYDMDIDDRLIESAAVLHFSGHLKPWMRLAIGRYKSLWERYINYSHPHLRDCIVH